One stretch of Podospora bellae-mahoneyi strain CBS 112042 chromosome 2, whole genome shotgun sequence DNA includes these proteins:
- a CDS encoding hypothetical protein (EggNog:ENOG503PGWV): MEMIHEICFKPRTPVMVGPAAEIMMFTVKPKNKTTQDRDVPMVQPGRSASMKAAITKKTSVRIRNWVKRSNSSGEIVSRGPNSSWPEITHLGGGRVNDEQNPITEPSPIPRSRAVCGQWKALPILPSQKQNADLSTESADVEKLMGKIMLDSPSLPTGSNDKTATQALDPRTILPNTVYTATPVTGLRTPPPTPDSASGTTAMAITITRPMGSDSTEELPAQKYSVHLSRPKYSLQERMWLHRNYRGEAPFLAAWGLDIASQQDQGEGVSRVKELMLE, translated from the exons ATGGAGATGATCCACGAAATTTGTTTCAAACCGAGGACACCGGTCATGGTTGGACCGGCAGCTGAAATCATGATGTTTACTGTCAAGCCGAAAAACAAGACTACTCAGGACCGTGACGTGCCCATGGTTCAGCCAGGACGGTCGGCCTCCATGAAAgctgccatcaccaaaaagaCGAGCGTCCGGATACGGAACTGGGTGAAGAGATCCAACAGCAGCGG AGAGATAGTTTCTAGAGGCCCAAACAGTTCGTGGCCAGAGATCACGCATCTTGGCGGTGGCCGTGTCAACGACGAGCAAAATCCCATCACTGAGCCGAGCCCTATACCGCGAAGCCGAGCAGTCTGCGGACA GTGGAAGGCGCTTCCAATTCTCCCTTCTCAAAAGCAGAACGCGGACCTGTCCACTGAATCTGCAGATGTTGAAAAGCTGATGGGAAAGATCATGCTGGACAGCCCCTCGCTGCCGACGGGGAGTAATGACAAAACTGCTACCCAGGCGCTTGATCCCAGAACCATACTCCCAAATACCGTCTATACAGCCACCCCGGTGACAGGGCTAAGAACGCCGCCACCGACACCAGATAGTGCAAGCGGTACCACAGCAATGGCGATTACCATCACCAGACCGATGGGCAGCGATAGCACCGAGGAACTTCCGGCCCAAAAATACTCGGTACATCTCTCTCGCCCGAAATACAGTCTCCAGGAGCGCATGTGGCTCCATCGAAACTACCGTGGCGAAGCACCCTTCCTCGCAGCATGGGGACTGGACATTGCTTCTCAGCAGGACCAAGGGGAAGGTGTGAGTAGAGTGAAGGAGTTGATGCTGGAGTAG